A stretch of DNA from Chondrinema litorale:
TTTGCTTATAAAGCGTTCAAAATCGTGATATTTATTAGTGAGCGTATCAACAGTATCTTTTGAAAACTCTATAGCTGTTGAATCTTCAATAAACTCAACATAATGAGGACTTGGTTCTTTGCTGAAAAAACTCACTATTGAAGCCATAATCTGATTTTCAAAAGTAAACCAGTCAGAAATGTCCTTTCCATCTTTTAGATAATAGGCTCTAGAGCAACCTTGTACAATTAGATATCCTTTTTTAGAAAATTGTCCTTCACGAACTACAATTTCACCTTTTTTAAAAGTACTAATTTTTGAATTGGCAATTAATTCCCGCTGGCATTCATTGGATATTGGTGAATAAGTTTCTCCAATTTCATTTAAGATTTTCTCAATATTCATTTTTTATTGACTACAATTCTTTGGGTTTAGTTTCAATGATTGCCAACGTTCTGGCTATGTGCAGTATTCCGAAGAGCATTGCGTATAGGCCTTGTTGAACGAATCCTCCCTATGGTCGGAAGCTATCCTTCTTCCGTTAAAACTAATAGATTTTATTAGCTTAAGCTAAACTTTAAATCTATTTGATCATGTTCAAAAAAAAACTGCTACTCTGGCCGAGCAAGCCTCTGCTCAAGTCAAGGGATTTAGTAACCTTCAAAACAAGTTGACGCAAAGCTTTTCTATCAATGGTAAAGCTCCGAGCACACTGAACAACTACCTCCGGTGCTTGGCACATCTGGCCTTGCATTACAAGCAAAGCCCTGAAACGCTCTCGGTAGAGAACATAGAAGACTACCTCTATTTCTGCCAGAAACAGCATCTTACACCTTCTGAAAGTTTCTTTAAACACACTATTTTTGGTCTACGAGCAGCTTATAAAGTAATGGGCATGGAAGCCAAGCGTGTGGTCTTGCCACAAATCAAACGCGACCAAAAACTGCCCACAGTGCTCAGTCAACAGGAAGTAAAGCGCCTGCTAAAAGCACCCAAATACCTCAAGCACCGATTGATCTTGGGTATCCTATACGGTTGCGGATTACGCAGCTATGAGCTCTGTGACCTTAAGTTGAGTGATATCGACTTTGATCGTAGGACTGTTTTCATTGCCAAGAAAAAAGGGAAAGTAGACCGCTATGTGCCATTGAGCGTACACCTGGTCCGGGGGCTAAAAAAGTACATCGAAACAGAAAACCCATACCTCTATTTATTCAACAGCCAAGTCACTAAAGACGGTAATCCTCGTGGGCTTACCACCAACGGCATACGATGGATAATCAAAGAGAACAGGAGTAAAATAGGCTGTAACAAAAAGGTGACCGCCCACATGTTGCGCCACAGTTTCGCTACACACCTGCTAGAATACGGGATCGATCTTGTTAGCCTGAAAGAG
This window harbors:
- a CDS encoding tyrosine-type recombinase/integrase translates to MTQSFSINGKAPSTLNNYLRCLAHLALHYKQSPETLSVENIEDYLYFCQKQHLTPSESFFKHTIFGLRAAYKVMGMEAKRVVLPQIKRDQKLPTVLSQQEVKRLLKAPKYLKHRLILGILYGCGLRSYELCDLKLSDIDFDRRTVFIAKKKGKVDRYVPLSVHLVRGLKKYIETENPYLYLFNSQVTKDGNPRGLTTNGIRWIIKENRSKIGCNKKVTAHMLRHSFATHLLEYGIDLVSLKELLGHAHIEMTLTYLHVANLPSKAKFSPLDKLYA
- a CDS encoding Crp/Fnr family transcriptional regulator; amino-acid sequence: MNIEKILNEIGETYSPISNECQRELIANSKISTFKKGEIVVREGQFSKKGYLIVQGCSRAYYLKDGKDISDWFTFENQIMASIVSFFSKEPSPHYVEFIEDSTAIEFSKDTVDTLTNKYHDFERFISKVVTETMLGLCERLYTIQFNKAEERYKHLLTIYPDITNRIPLTHIASYLGITLETLSRIRNPKNRI